One window of the Eschrichtius robustus isolate mEscRob2 chromosome X, mEscRob2.pri, whole genome shotgun sequence genome contains the following:
- the AMELX gene encoding LOW QUALITY PROTEIN: amelogenin, X isoform (The sequence of the model RefSeq protein was modified relative to this genomic sequence to represent the inferred CDS: substituted 1 base at 1 genomic stop codon): MGTWILFACLLGAAFSMPLPPHPGHPGYINFSYESSYFQVVRIDGTASVLTPLKWXQNIIRHPYPSYGYEPMGGRLHHQIIPVVSQQAALPPHHHFPMVPAQQPAVPQQTMVPVPGQHSTTPSQPHQPHLPAPAQQPVQPQPHPPLLPQPPLPPMFPMQPLPPMLLDLPPEAWPATDKTKREEVVSTP; this comes from the exons ATGGGGACCTGGATTTTGTTTGCCTGCCTCCTGGGAGCAGCCTTCTCTATGCCC CTACCACCTCATCCTGGGCACCCTGGTTATATCAACTTCAGCTATGag AGCTCATATTTTCAGGTTGTCCGTATTGACGGGACTGCATCA GTGCTTACCCCTCTGAAGTGGTAGCAGAACATAATAAGACACCCG TACCCGTCCTACGGTTACGAACCCATGGGTGGCCGGCTGCACCACCAAATCATTCCCGTGGTGTCCCAGCAGGCTGCCCTGCCGCCTCATCACCACTTCCCCATGGTGCCAGCCCAGCAGCCCGCGGTCCCCCAGCAAACCATGGTGCCAGTTCCTGGCCAGCACTCCACGACTCCAAGCCAACCCCACCAGCCACACCTCCCTGCGCCCGCCCAGCAGCCCGTCCAGCCGCAGCCTCACCCGCCCCTGCTGCCCCAGCCGCCTCTGCCTCCGATGTTCCCCATGCAGCCCCTGCCCCCCATGCTTCTTGACCTGCCTCCGGAGGCTTGGCCAGCAACAGACAAGACCAAGCGGGAGGAAGTGGTGAGTACACCGTGA